A window of the Haloquadratum walsbyi C23 genome harbors these coding sequences:
- a CDS encoding phospholipase D-like domain-containing protein, whose product MDELTANISFDRFADMPEFYGSGAAEYRLVMVKARADFLDLFAGARHVDAVTYAETPDLMVKMLTEYDIGSLDVLIGNAEDYADQVNEVSTARSLVRLRQDDRLTIRLKNRKTVHSKIYRIVMPDDTVKLVQGSANLSRNSWEYHTNQISIITTDVGTELDEEFERFIDEYREGYSDQTLLEGLVEALEDADSPEEKENRIEYWVGAGDLDVSDTAALNQDAVEDLKDVADQVTAVVDDPEEAEETVAFVEEPENADRNVVEPDEPTDEDDSTDAADDDESPDVGLVESDHETGLTDGLDRPRVRAPDEKIRMGTSKVDKDTADEFGVGLRDRGATVEDHSITAPLSAYNNQVKESTAIPTMSVLPEAEQVVIGEDDEMILVATDEPTPEVLDHCLETIEDYIETVQNHGHTQSETAVMAQMYEAFLYGFWAPFANQYAEALSSPSRTLDNVLQHLYIEGKSDAGKDKLTEYILRLVSDNTVISGVDADDVGVKEVRGVREWDTCFPYAIIDAEKEKIQRWSPIRNYWGDWTPTSVDQPCLIFTTNDALPKSEFRNRMKILSMDVSFPSNPEDPGFREAQQDLSEVLERQNPIFSYVARQMLTEQPWTDGNGTIEDVRRIIREFYDEAGREQPEYFPADEPAEKTYDTGRLKWQRDIQGGRVTFESEPNAITADFDREEYEVYDYEKRLPKRFMSEKSSTSVYIGAPEEFAEWIGYSVSELLNGAAETGTDTKQSATTEDASDTDDSDGFFSRLFGD is encoded by the coding sequence GGTGAAAGCGCGGGCTGACTTTCTCGATTTGTTCGCAGGCGCTCGTCACGTGGACGCCGTGACGTACGCGGAGACACCCGACCTGATGGTGAAGATGCTGACCGAATACGACATCGGCTCACTTGACGTGCTCATCGGGAATGCAGAAGACTACGCCGACCAGGTGAATGAAGTCTCGACGGCGAGGTCGCTTGTCCGACTGCGACAGGATGATAGACTCACGATTCGACTAAAGAACCGGAAGACAGTCCACTCGAAGATTTACCGAATCGTGATGCCGGATGACACAGTGAAACTCGTCCAAGGGTCAGCCAACCTCTCGCGGAACTCCTGGGAGTACCACACGAACCAGATATCCATCATCACAACCGATGTCGGAACCGAACTGGACGAGGAGTTCGAGCGGTTCATCGACGAGTACCGTGAGGGGTACAGCGACCAGACGCTCCTCGAAGGGCTTGTCGAGGCACTGGAAGATGCCGATTCACCGGAAGAGAAGGAGAACCGCATCGAGTACTGGGTTGGTGCCGGCGATCTCGACGTGAGCGATACTGCTGCCCTGAATCAGGATGCCGTCGAGGACCTGAAAGATGTCGCCGATCAGGTCACTGCCGTCGTCGACGACCCAGAGGAGGCTGAGGAGACGGTTGCGTTCGTCGAAGAACCCGAGAACGCCGACCGTAATGTTGTCGAGCCGGACGAGCCAACAGATGAAGACGATTCGACCGACGCTGCGGACGACGACGAGTCACCAGACGTTGGGCTCGTCGAATCGGATCACGAAACAGGGCTGACGGACGGGCTCGACCGCCCGCGAGTCCGTGCGCCCGACGAGAAGATACGCATGGGAACCAGCAAGGTGGACAAAGACACTGCTGACGAGTTCGGGGTCGGGCTCCGTGACCGCGGCGCGACCGTCGAGGATCACAGCATCACCGCGCCGCTGAGCGCGTACAACAATCAGGTGAAGGAATCGACCGCTATCCCGACGATGTCCGTCCTTCCGGAGGCCGAGCAAGTCGTGATCGGTGAGGACGACGAAATGATTCTCGTCGCTACCGACGAGCCGACCCCTGAAGTCCTGGATCACTGCCTCGAAACCATCGAAGACTACATCGAAACCGTCCAAAACCACGGTCACACGCAATCCGAAACCGCAGTGATGGCGCAGATGTATGAGGCATTCCTCTACGGGTTCTGGGCCCCGTTCGCCAACCAGTACGCCGAGGCGTTGTCGTCACCGTCTCGGACGCTTGACAACGTTCTGCAGCACCTCTACATCGAAGGCAAAAGTGACGCGGGGAAGGACAAACTCACCGAGTACATCCTGCGGCTCGTCTCCGACAACACAGTCATTTCTGGCGTGGACGCGGACGATGTTGGCGTCAAGGAAGTTCGCGGTGTCCGCGAGTGGGACACGTGCTTCCCGTACGCCATCATTGACGCCGAAAAGGAGAAAATCCAGCGGTGGAGCCCGATCCGAAACTACTGGGGTGACTGGACACCCACCAGCGTCGATCAGCCGTGCCTCATTTTCACGACCAACGACGCACTCCCGAAATCGGAGTTCCGGAACCGAATGAAAATACTGAGTATGGACGTTTCCTTCCCTTCGAACCCGGAGGATCCGGGTTTCCGCGAAGCGCAACAAGACCTCTCGGAGGTGCTGGAACGACAGAACCCGATCTTCAGTTACGTTGCCCGCCAAATGCTCACCGAGCAGCCGTGGACTGACGGGAACGGCACGATCGAAGACGTTCGCCGTATTATCCGCGAATTCTACGATGAGGCCGGTCGAGAGCAACCCGAGTACTTCCCCGCTGACGAACCGGCCGAGAAAACGTACGACACGGGGCGGTTGAAGTGGCAGCGGGATATCCAAGGCGGTCGTGTCACGTTCGAGTCGGAGCCGAATGCCATCACAGCTGACTTCGACCGTGAGGAGTACGAGGTGTACGACTATGAGAAGCGCCTCCCCAAACGATTCATGTCCGAGAAATCGTCCACAAGCGTCTATATCGGTGCACCCGAGGAATTCGCTGAGTGGATCGGGTACTCTGTCAGCGAACTTCTAAACGGCGCGGCCGAAACCGGCACGGATACTAAGCAGTCAGCCACCACAGAAGACGCATCGGATACGGACGACTCGGACGGGTTCTTCTCTCGGCTGTTCGGGGACTAA
- a CDS encoding metal-dependent hydrolase — protein sequence MTPLGHLALGLISGRTLEYETTALRLCLLATFLPDIIDKPMFAIGVSITGHTVGHSVLTFCGISILLISVSRLRFLIPILPGYGSHIIADLIVAYPKFLTNYFWPVLPQRPTPDDPVIQYWIDYATSITGVIELIPIVVALWIIFIDGYIPVINTTTESSDIES from the coding sequence ATGACTCCGCTTGGACATCTCGCGCTTGGATTGATTAGTGGTCGAACATTAGAGTATGAGACGACTGCTCTTCGATTATGTCTTCTTGCCACGTTTCTTCCGGATATTATCGATAAACCAATGTTTGCAATCGGTGTGTCAATCACCGGTCACACGGTCGGTCACTCAGTGCTCACATTCTGTGGCATTAGTATATTACTCATCTCAGTCTCACGACTTCGATTTTTAATCCCGATACTTCCTGGATATGGAAGTCATATCATTGCTGATTTGATTGTCGCATACCCAAAATTCCTCACGAACTATTTTTGGCCAGTTCTTCCACAGCGCCCAACACCCGATGACCCTGTGATTCAATATTGGATTGATTATGCAACGAGTATCACTGGTGTGATTGAACTCATCCCTATCGTTGTTGCTCTATGGATTATTTTCATCGATGGATACATTCCAGTTATCAACACGACAACCGAATCCAGTGATATCGAGTCATGA
- a CDS encoding aryl-sulfate sulfotransferase: MLTAFRSRAYLIRLITVLLIIILVTPSITSAITYDASAQPALEKGTITKPANGSTVISAQGYTFRGNTNEKKPARLVAVDERGDLKWTHTDNIGGSAWFYDVDPLPNGNLLVSSPRAGETVVFEFNRTTKTRVWQKRFAMEDTHDIDYLGENRFVIANMREWNESADASDDRVVIYNRSTDAITWQWKFRNHFSAETDGGYSKDWTHVNDVDPIGEDRLLLSPRNFDQVIVVDIETKQIVERLGRDGAHEILQEQHNPDWLMSDTGTPTILVADSENDRVVEYAKLDNEWTRTWTVGTNTLTWPRDADRLPNGNTLIVDTLNHRVIEVTPMGEVVWEYYATWGPYDAERVVHGDESNGPTMRDINASGNYPITGSANLTTVSNNGVGVADWVRTTSAGTPLAEPASAIATQWAHVTPWIRPVWMTGWDLLFALGSLIIVMMWLIGEVITARQRLLATFRDLWNNMGI; this comes from the coding sequence GTGCTCACCGCGTTTCGCTCACGGGCTTATTTGATCCGATTGATAACTGTGCTTCTCATTATCATTTTAGTTACCCCATCAATTACATCAGCAATTACATATGATGCATCCGCACAACCGGCGCTTGAGAAGGGAACAATCACAAAGCCTGCGAATGGCTCGACCGTTATCAGCGCCCAGGGATACACATTCCGTGGGAATACAAATGAGAAGAAACCAGCCCGATTAGTTGCTGTCGATGAACGCGGTGATCTCAAATGGACACATACTGACAATATCGGTGGGAGTGCATGGTTCTATGATGTTGACCCACTCCCAAATGGCAATCTTCTGGTGTCATCGCCACGTGCAGGTGAAACAGTTGTATTCGAATTCAATCGAACAACAAAAACACGTGTTTGGCAGAAGCGATTTGCAATGGAAGATACCCACGATATTGATTATCTCGGTGAGAACCGCTTCGTGATTGCAAATATGCGTGAGTGGAATGAGTCAGCAGATGCGAGTGATGATCGGGTTGTCATTTATAATCGGTCCACGGATGCAATCACATGGCAGTGGAAATTTCGGAATCATTTCTCAGCAGAGACAGACGGTGGATACAGTAAAGATTGGACACATGTCAACGATGTCGATCCAATCGGCGAGGATCGATTATTACTCTCACCACGAAACTTCGATCAAGTAATTGTCGTTGATATTGAAACAAAACAAATCGTCGAACGGCTTGGTCGTGATGGCGCACACGAGATTCTACAGGAGCAACACAATCCTGATTGGTTGATGAGTGATACTGGAACCCCTACGATTCTCGTTGCAGATAGTGAAAACGACCGTGTTGTCGAGTACGCAAAACTGGATAACGAGTGGACACGAACCTGGACTGTTGGGACAAATACGCTCACATGGCCGCGAGATGCCGATAGACTCCCAAACGGAAATACGCTCATTGTTGATACATTAAATCACCGAGTGATTGAGGTCACACCGATGGGTGAGGTTGTTTGGGAGTATTATGCGACATGGGGACCCTACGATGCCGAACGAGTAGTACATGGCGATGAATCGAACGGACCAACAATGCGCGATATAAACGCATCTGGGAACTATCCAATCACAGGAAGTGCGAATCTAACGACTGTAAGTAATAACGGTGTTGGTGTCGCCGATTGGGTACGAACAACATCCGCGGGAACACCACTTGCAGAGCCAGCGAGTGCAATCGCAACACAATGGGCGCATGTCACGCCATGGATCCGTCCTGTCTGGATGACCGGATGGGATCTTCTATTTGCGCTGGGTTCGTTGATCATTGTGATGATGTGGCTGATTGGTGAAGTTATTACTGCCCGACAGAGGCTCCTCGCTACATTCCGAGATCTTTGGAATAATATGGGAATATAG
- a CDS encoding NCS2 family permease yields MGLSETVNDYFDIQEHGSSIRTEILAGVTTFLTMSYIVIVNPSVLTDQPGIPGADGIAISGMAPGEVQSMLAVVTIIAAATATFIMAIYANRPFAQAPGLGLNAFFAFTVVGALGIPWQTALAAVVVEGIIFIILTAVGAREYIIRAFPEPVKFAVGTGIGLFLTIIGLQAMGIVVDDSATLITLGSVASDPVAFLSVLGLFITLALYARGIPGSIIIGIVLTTLGGWALTTFGPFTPDAGLVAGSTAVSYDITPLAGAFISGLGDVEAFSFALIIFTFFFVDFFDTAGTLVGVGQAGDFLDDTGNFPDIDRPLMADAIGTTVGGMLGTSTVTTYIESASGVKEGGSTGLTALTIATLFVGSLLLIPLAAAIPIYASHIALVVIGIVMLQNVIDIEWDDITHTIPAGMTILVMPFTYSIAYGIAAGIVSYPIVKLAAGEVSDVRIGHWALAAAFVVYFFVRTSGILTGQI; encoded by the coding sequence ATGGGACTTTCTGAGACGGTCAATGACTATTTCGATATACAAGAACATGGGTCATCTATCCGAACCGAGATTCTTGCAGGGGTGACAACATTTCTGACGATGTCATATATCGTTATTGTGAATCCATCTGTGTTAACCGATCAACCAGGGATTCCAGGAGCAGATGGTATTGCAATTTCCGGGATGGCACCCGGCGAGGTTCAATCAATGTTAGCGGTGGTGACAATCATCGCTGCAGCAACAGCAACATTCATCATGGCGATATATGCAAATCGACCATTTGCACAGGCGCCAGGGCTTGGATTAAACGCATTTTTTGCGTTTACTGTCGTCGGAGCGCTTGGTATCCCATGGCAGACAGCGCTGGCAGCCGTTGTTGTTGAGGGGATTATCTTTATTATACTTACTGCGGTCGGTGCTCGTGAATATATTATCCGAGCGTTTCCAGAACCGGTGAAGTTCGCTGTTGGAACGGGAATTGGGCTATTTTTAACAATTATTGGACTGCAAGCAATGGGGATTGTCGTTGATGATAGTGCAACACTCATTACACTTGGCTCAGTTGCGTCAGATCCAGTAGCCTTTCTTTCAGTCCTTGGACTATTTATTACGCTTGCGCTTTATGCACGCGGGATTCCCGGATCGATTATTATCGGGATTGTCCTGACAACACTGGGTGGATGGGCACTCACCACCTTCGGACCGTTCACCCCTGATGCTGGTCTTGTTGCTGGATCAACAGCCGTCTCATATGATATTACTCCACTTGCAGGGGCATTCATATCTGGACTTGGTGACGTCGAAGCATTTTCATTTGCGCTTATTATATTTACATTCTTTTTTGTGGATTTCTTCGACACTGCTGGAACACTCGTTGGGGTGGGGCAGGCAGGTGATTTTCTTGATGATACAGGGAATTTTCCAGACATTGACCGTCCGCTCATGGCAGATGCAATTGGAACGACCGTCGGTGGGATGCTTGGAACATCGACAGTGACAACATATATTGAATCCGCTTCAGGAGTGAAAGAGGGTGGTTCAACTGGGCTTACTGCATTAACGATTGCAACGTTGTTTGTTGGATCATTGCTTTTGATCCCGCTCGCAGCCGCAATTCCGATTTATGCATCACATATTGCGTTAGTGGTGATTGGAATCGTCATGTTACAGAATGTCATTGATATTGAATGGGATGATATTACACATACAATTCCTGCAGGAATGACAATCTTGGTGATGCCATTTACCTACTCAATTGCGTATGGAATCGCTGCTGGTATTGTGTCATATCCGATTGTTAAACTCGCTGCCGGAGAGGTCTCTGATGTGCGTATCGGTCATTGGGCATTAGCCGCTGCATTTGTCGTGTATTTCTTTGTTCGGACAAGTGGCATACTCACTGGGCAAATATAG
- a CDS encoding phosphoribosyltransferase family protein produces the protein MNRAEKATLQLQAVAVLRMLKETRTYDELAELTGLPSGDLSRYVNGHVLPGTNRASQLVDDVGQEALAAELHARVEFDDEGYVDNSGVVFDQSFLNLVAPVAADTFAFERPDVVLTAATDGITLGAAMASYFDSRIAYAKKSKETAVEEFIESRQRLASGIELTYYLPTCAVNTGESVLVVDDLIRSGETQEVLLDIVGQADAEVTGVFALIAVGTKGIKKARTQTDVPVGALSEFDTR, from the coding sequence ATGAATCGAGCGGAGAAAGCAACATTACAATTACAGGCTGTAGCTGTCCTCCGGATGCTGAAAGAAACACGAACATATGATGAGCTCGCTGAATTAACGGGGTTACCATCTGGCGATCTAAGTCGATATGTAAATGGGCATGTTCTTCCGGGCACGAACCGTGCAAGTCAGCTCGTCGATGATGTTGGACAGGAAGCACTCGCTGCTGAATTGCATGCACGAGTTGAATTTGATGATGAGGGCTATGTCGATAACTCGGGTGTTGTATTTGATCAGTCGTTTCTCAATCTTGTTGCTCCTGTCGCTGCAGATACGTTTGCATTTGAGCGCCCAGACGTTGTATTGACAGCTGCGACAGATGGGATTACACTTGGTGCGGCGATGGCGAGTTATTTCGACTCTCGCATTGCATACGCCAAAAAATCAAAAGAGACTGCCGTTGAGGAGTTTATCGAATCTCGTCAGCGTCTTGCATCGGGTATCGAGTTAACATATTATCTTCCCACATGCGCAGTTAATACCGGTGAGTCAGTTCTTGTCGTTGATGATTTAATCCGCTCAGGGGAAACACAGGAGGTATTACTTGACATTGTCGGACAAGCGGATGCAGAAGTCACAGGCGTGTTCGCACTCATCGCTGTCGGGACAAAAGGAATCAAGAAAGCACGCACACAGACGGATGTCCCTGTTGGGGCATTATCAGAGTTTGATACTCGTTGA
- the pyrE gene encoding orotate phosphoribosyltransferase, whose product MTIPQSPTTEDIVAALRNADAVQYGEFELSHGGTSAYYIDKYLFETDPKCLQIIASAFADRINETTLAGVALGAVPLVAVTSTVAGQPYVVVRKKTKKYGTGNRIEGRLNEDEEVVVLEDIATTGTSAVEAVNALRDVGATVERVFVVVDRQEGAREQLESNNVEMEALVTATDLLVDDKNV is encoded by the coding sequence ATGACAATACCACAATCACCAACAACGGAGGATATTGTCGCTGCACTTCGAAATGCTGATGCTGTCCAGTATGGTGAATTTGAACTCTCACACGGAGGAACTTCAGCGTATTATATCGACAAGTACCTGTTTGAGACTGACCCAAAATGTCTCCAGATAATCGCATCTGCATTCGCCGACCGAATTAATGAAACGACTCTTGCAGGTGTTGCATTGGGTGCTGTCCCGCTTGTTGCGGTAACAAGTACTGTTGCAGGACAGCCGTATGTTGTTGTTCGAAAGAAAACAAAAAAGTACGGAACGGGTAATCGAATTGAAGGGAGATTGAACGAAGATGAAGAGGTTGTTGTGCTTGAAGATATCGCAACAACCGGAACAAGTGCAGTTGAAGCCGTGAATGCACTTCGAGATGTAGGAGCGACTGTTGAACGTGTATTCGTCGTTGTTGATAGACAAGAGGGTGCACGTGAGCAACTCGAATCAAATAATGTTGAAATGGAGGCGCTTGTTACAGCTACTGATCTTCTTGTAGATGACAAAAATGTATGA
- a CDS encoding CDP-2,3-bis-(O-geranylgeranyl)-sn-glycerol synthase has product MIIEVVATAVWTMLPAYVPNNVAVLAGGGTPIDGGRTLGGRRILGDGKTWRGTGFGTLAGVAVALGLNTILPILTRVGADLTPFSLEAAVGLAFGAMFGDIVASFFKRRSGRRRGVPFPVIDQLDFVVGGILCAVILAPRWVIATFTPPVVIAVFILTPILHLGTNAGAYVLGFKKEPY; this is encoded by the coding sequence ATGATCATCGAAGTAGTCGCCACTGCAGTATGGACCATGCTCCCAGCATACGTTCCGAATAACGTAGCAGTCCTGGCTGGCGGTGGGACGCCAATTGATGGCGGACGAACACTCGGTGGTCGGCGGATACTTGGTGATGGAAAAACATGGCGCGGAACAGGTTTCGGAACGCTCGCTGGAGTGGCAGTCGCGCTCGGATTAAATACAATACTTCCGATTCTTACACGTGTGGGTGCTGATCTCACACCATTTTCACTTGAGGCGGCTGTAGGGCTTGCATTCGGAGCGATGTTCGGTGATATCGTTGCCTCATTTTTTAAGCGTCGGAGTGGTCGACGGCGAGGGGTACCATTTCCAGTAATTGATCAACTTGATTTCGTTGTCGGAGGAATTTTATGCGCGGTTATTTTGGCACCACGCTGGGTCATTGCGACATTTACACCTCCTGTCGTGATTGCTGTGTTCATTCTGACGCCGATATTACATCTTGGAACAAATGCTGGAGCGTATGTGCTTGGATTCAAGAAGGAGCCGTACTAG
- a CDS encoding DUF502 domain-containing protein, whose product MSSWRRDFASGLVVVVPLLVILSVVNYLYSRIVSLPFVRRLQEPFGFFAAIIVFVLLIFSVGYLMRTTAGRLIENYLDAAMNRVPLIRVLYNASKLAVETALSGTEELQTPVKVETWPGMRMTAFKTGKTTVDGREVLFMPTAPNITTGFIIEVETSDITETDETVEEALTRTLSAGFADEDRNASTGSATGANFSTTENIDSSDN is encoded by the coding sequence ATGTCTTCTTGGAGACGTGATTTCGCGAGTGGGCTTGTCGTTGTTGTCCCTCTATTGGTTATCTTATCAGTGGTCAACTATCTCTACTCGCGAATTGTGAGCCTGCCATTTGTCCGTCGACTGCAGGAGCCGTTTGGATTTTTTGCTGCTATCATTGTCTTTGTGCTGTTGATTTTCTCTGTTGGGTATTTAATGCGAACAACAGCCGGACGACTGATTGAAAACTATCTTGATGCGGCAATGAACCGTGTCCCACTCATCCGGGTGCTCTACAATGCGTCAAAACTTGCTGTTGAAACAGCACTGAGTGGGACCGAAGAGCTCCAAACGCCTGTCAAGGTTGAGACATGGCCTGGAATGCGGATGACAGCATTCAAGACAGGAAAAACAACAGTAGATGGTCGAGAGGTCCTATTTATGCCAACCGCACCGAATATTACCACTGGATTTATTATTGAAGTTGAAACCTCGGATATCACTGAGACCGATGAGACCGTTGAGGAAGCATTAACACGGACATTATCGGCTGGATTCGCAGATGAGGATCGCAATGCAAGCACTGGATCCGCTACAGGAGCCAATTTTAGCACTACAGAAAATATTGATTCATCAGACAATTAA
- a CDS encoding branched-chain amino acid transaminase: MEFDEMDVETIWQDGSFVDWDDATVHVLTHGLHYGTGVFEGVRCYDTQNGPAIFRWDEHLERLYQSAQPYDMEIPYTREELTTATLELLRREKLESCYIRPVAFYGYGSLGVSPGDNPVDVAIAAWPWGAYLGEEALTKGVEVMISSWRKHASSQIPTNAKTTGLYVNSLLAGEEARRNGYTEAIVLNKEGNVAEGPGENIFMIRDGEIYTPGLSESILDGITRNTVIELARDRGYTVHDRATISRGELNTADELFFTGTAAEVTPIRKVDNVEIGDGSRGPVTEELQQAFFDLIDRETSAHEEWFTYL; the protein is encoded by the coding sequence ATGGAATTTGACGAGATGGACGTCGAGACGATTTGGCAGGACGGTTCGTTTGTCGATTGGGACGATGCAACGGTGCATGTTCTCACGCACGGACTTCACTATGGAACGGGTGTTTTTGAGGGTGTGCGGTGTTATGATACACAAAATGGACCTGCAATCTTCCGATGGGATGAGCATCTTGAACGATTGTATCAGTCAGCACAGCCATATGATATGGAAATCCCATACACACGAGAAGAACTAACGACAGCAACATTAGAATTACTACGTCGTGAGAAACTAGAATCATGTTATATTCGCCCGGTCGCATTTTATGGGTATGGATCACTCGGCGTAAGTCCGGGAGATAATCCAGTTGATGTAGCGATCGCTGCATGGCCGTGGGGGGCATATCTTGGTGAGGAAGCGCTCACAAAGGGTGTCGAGGTTATGATTTCGTCATGGCGAAAGCATGCATCAAGTCAGATTCCGACAAATGCAAAGACAACCGGCTTATATGTCAATTCATTACTTGCTGGTGAGGAAGCACGGCGAAACGGATACACTGAGGCAATTGTACTTAATAAGGAAGGCAATGTTGCTGAGGGTCCTGGAGAAAATATCTTCATGATTCGCGATGGTGAAATATACACACCTGGACTTTCAGAAAGTATTCTTGATGGAATCACTCGTAATACTGTTATCGAACTTGCTCGAGACCGAGGATACACTGTCCATGACCGTGCAACAATATCACGCGGTGAACTCAACACTGCTGATGAATTGTTTTTCACCGGGACTGCTGCTGAAGTGACACCAATTCGAAAGGTCGATAATGTTGAAATTGGGGATGGAAGCAGAGGTCCAGTGACAGAGGAACTTCAACAGGCATTCTTCGATCTTATTGATCGAGAAACAAGCGCGCATGAAGAGTGGTTTACATATCTCTGA